Proteins encoded within one genomic window of Thermococcus sp. 21S7:
- a CDS encoding restriction endonuclease subunit S, with protein sequence MKTAKHQGRYYNIEYSIVNISELEGELRIDAEYYDPFYLKNEKIITKKKWCRIGDLVSKVQYGLSLAMNEEKVGYKILKMDDIIGILADDSNCKYVEIDSKTFQKFKLEKGDILFNRVNSEEFVGRTGIYLLDGDHTFASYLIIVRAKNYFTNFYITVYLNTKYGRISLRRVMRRAVNQANINAEELKSLKIPVPSNTFQKFIEKLVITAYEERKRAEQLYRQAEHILLNELSLKNWKPKTKKIKIDGKDFEEEENISIRMLSDVTKKDRMDAEYWDPKYDEIEDVIKNYKNGWGYLPHLVEISKKKIKVNKGGTYDYIELADINPNLGVVKQTKQISGEDLPSRARMEVKKGYVIMSSVEGSIDKIALIHFDKNNLVASTGFFVFKEKEINKETLLVLLKVLSKIYLVREAQGTILTAIPYDSLNRIVIPKVCPQVQQKISQLIQQSFKAWENSKKRLEIAKRTVELYIEYNEKVALEYLKYSLFFSQLLPPLNT encoded by the coding sequence ATGAAAACAGCAAAACATCAGGGAAGATACTATAATATAGAATACTCAATAGTTAATATCTCGGAATTGGAAGGAGAATTGAGAATTGATGCTGAATATTACGATCCATTTTATTTGAAAAATGAGAAGATAATTACAAAGAAAAAGTGGTGTCGTATTGGTGATTTAGTTTCTAAAGTTCAATATGGACTTTCATTAGCCATGAACGAAGAGAAAGTAGGTTATAAAATCCTTAAAATGGACGATATAATAGGCATCTTGGCAGATGACTCAAATTGTAAATATGTGGAAATAGATTCAAAGACATTCCAAAAGTTTAAATTAGAAAAAGGCGATATCTTATTTAATCGAGTAAACTCAGAGGAATTCGTGGGTAGGACGGGAATTTACTTACTGGATGGAGATCACACTTTTGCATCGTATCTAATAATAGTTAGAGCAAAGAATTACTTTACAAACTTTTATATAACTGTATATCTTAACACAAAATATGGAAGGATATCATTGAGAAGGGTTATGAGAAGAGCTGTTAATCAAGCTAACATAAATGCGGAAGAGCTTAAATCTTTAAAAATTCCTGTTCCCTCTAATACTTTCCAAAAGTTCATAGAGAAACTTGTTATAACAGCTTATGAAGAGAGAAAAAGGGCAGAGCAACTTTATAGACAGGCTGAACATATTTTATTAAACGAATTAAGCCTTAAAAATTGGAAGCCAAAGACAAAGAAGATAAAGATTGATGGAAAAGACTTTGAGGAAGAAGAAAACATTTCAATAAGGATGCTTTCAGATGTTACAAAAAAAGACAGAATGGATGCAGAGTACTGGGATCCAAAATATGATGAGATTGAAGATGTGATAAAGAATTACAAAAACGGTTGGGGATATCTACCACATTTAGTTGAAATTTCAAAGAAAAAAATAAAAGTGAATAAAGGGGGAACCTACGACTACATTGAACTTGCTGATATTAATCCCAATTTGGGTGTAGTAAAACAAACAAAGCAAATCTCAGGCGAAGACTTGCCCAGTAGAGCGAGAATGGAAGTAAAAAAAGGATATGTAATTATGTCTTCTGTGGAGGGCTCCATAGATAAAATTGCATTGATACACTTTGATAAGAACAATTTAGTTGCATCTACCGGATTTTTTGTTTTCAAGGAAAAGGAAATAAACAAAGAAACATTATTGGTCTTGCTAAAGGTATTATCAAAAATATACTTAGTAAGAGAAGCTCAAGGGACAATATTAACAGCGATTCCTTATGATTCGCTTAATAGGATTGTCATTCCAAAAGTATGCCCACAAGTTCAACAAAAAATTTCTCAATTGATTCAGCAATCATTTAAAGCATGGGAAAATAGCAAAAAACGTTTGGAAATAGCCAAACGAACAGTGGAACTTTATATTGAATATAATGAAAAAGTTGCTCTTGAGTATTTAAAGTATTCTCTTTTCTTCTCCCAGCTCCTGCCACCATTAAATACGTGA
- the ppcA gene encoding phosphoenolpyruvate carboxylase, giving the protein MIPRTMSTQHPDNVFIPFFAGSPTMGGEDEVVEAFYAFSVLGIDEQMWDFEGKEVDEFVVKKLFERYGYFFKRKKLGEELRLTPRVPNPSVERAEAKLLLETLEAIPRSADYARLFYGEELPPIFEVILPMTTSSQELNRVYELYRHYISGKQYKRVHDIKLHEWIGEFYPPEIGVIPLFESREAILGAADIVREYLIGKEVESQRVFLARSDPAMNYGLISAVLYDKLALFELQRLEEELGIPIYPIIGVGGAPFRGHFTPENVEGVLAEYPSVQTFTIQSSFKYDRTPKDVIRAVERIRESKRGEAQPVPEEAFEILKKYEARYSEELRALAPFIREVAKFVPSRRRRKLHIGLFGYSREVNGSALPRAIKFTASLYSLGIPPELLGLSALSEKELEFLGDYYLGLYRDIEFAFQYFNPEAAGRFPFLKPLAEMAKEYERDERHGEITTKILKGELNETLVVEAAGIRCFLG; this is encoded by the coding sequence ATGATACCAAGAACAATGAGCACTCAGCATCCTGACAACGTATTCATTCCCTTTTTCGCGGGCAGTCCGACGATGGGCGGCGAGGACGAGGTCGTCGAGGCTTTCTACGCCTTCAGCGTCTTGGGGATAGACGAGCAGATGTGGGACTTCGAGGGCAAGGAGGTTGACGAGTTCGTCGTTAAGAAGCTATTCGAGCGCTATGGCTATTTCTTCAAGCGCAAAAAGCTCGGGGAAGAACTCAGACTGACGCCGCGCGTTCCGAACCCCAGCGTCGAGAGGGCCGAGGCGAAGCTCCTCCTTGAGACCCTGGAGGCCATACCCCGCTCGGCGGACTACGCGAGGCTGTTCTACGGGGAAGAGCTTCCGCCGATATTTGAGGTCATCCTTCCGATGACAACCTCCTCCCAGGAACTAAACAGGGTTTACGAGCTATACAGGCACTACATATCCGGAAAGCAGTACAAGAGGGTTCACGACATCAAGCTCCACGAGTGGATAGGGGAGTTCTATCCCCCGGAGATAGGCGTCATCCCGCTCTTCGAGAGCAGGGAGGCGATACTGGGCGCGGCAGACATCGTGCGGGAGTATCTCATCGGAAAGGAGGTCGAAAGCCAGCGCGTCTTCCTTGCCAGGAGCGACCCCGCGATGAACTACGGCCTCATAAGTGCGGTGCTCTACGACAAGCTGGCGCTCTTTGAACTGCAGAGACTTGAGGAAGAACTCGGAATTCCAATCTATCCCATAATCGGCGTCGGCGGTGCGCCGTTCAGGGGGCACTTCACCCCCGAGAACGTCGAGGGGGTTCTGGCCGAATACCCGAGCGTCCAGACATTCACGATACAGAGCTCGTTCAAGTACGACAGGACGCCAAAGGACGTTATAAGGGCCGTTGAGCGGATCAGGGAGTCGAAGAGGGGGGAAGCCCAGCCCGTTCCGGAGGAGGCGTTTGAGATCCTCAAGAAGTACGAGGCCAGATACTCGGAGGAGCTCAGGGCACTGGCTCCATTCATCAGGGAGGTCGCAAAGTTCGTCCCATCGAGGAGACGGAGGAAGCTCCACATCGGCCTATTCGGCTACTCTCGCGAGGTGAACGGCTCGGCGCTGCCGAGGGCGATAAAGTTCACAGCCTCGCTCTACTCCCTCGGAATTCCCCCGGAGCTCCTCGGTCTGAGTGCGCTGAGCGAGAAGGAGCTCGAATTCCTCGGCGACTACTACCTGGGCCTTTATAGGGACATCGAGTTCGCCTTCCAGTACTTCAACCCCGAGGCTGCCGGGAGGTTCCCATTCCTGAAACCCCTCGCGGAGATGGCGAAAGAGTACGAGCGGGACGAGAGGCACGGGGAGATAACAACGAAAATCCTTAAAGGAGAGCTCAACGAGACACTTGTCGTGGAGGCCGCTGGTATAAGATGCTTCCTTGGGTGA
- a CDS encoding molybdenum cofactor guanylyltransferase: MRAYILAFPEKRWENYTLPVADEPVVRLTERRLLTSKRIDEAITVVRKDKLRTYSLHVSNPLPVAARSRMEALLKALQGEPFFLAEGNMPLIMPFLVNYMTGLFYENEPEALIPIWKDGTAEVAHAVYEPDALEDAINAALAEGYRSLSRITEFLDYEPLSIEELAKRNPKVTLSFFKVRNSFDVRFAAEALTREGQI; this comes from the coding sequence ATGAGGGCGTACATATTGGCGTTTCCGGAGAAGCGGTGGGAGAACTACACCCTGCCAGTTGCGGATGAGCCGGTCGTGAGGCTCACGGAGAGGAGGCTCCTCACGAGCAAGAGGATAGACGAGGCCATCACGGTGGTCAGAAAGGACAAGCTCAGAACCTATTCCCTCCATGTCTCAAATCCCCTTCCCGTTGCTGCGAGGAGCAGAATGGAGGCCCTTCTGAAAGCCCTCCAGGGAGAGCCGTTCTTCCTGGCTGAGGGCAACATGCCTTTGATAATGCCCTTCCTTGTGAACTACATGACCGGACTCTTCTACGAGAACGAGCCGGAGGCTCTGATACCTATCTGGAAAGACGGGACGGCAGAGGTTGCCCATGCGGTTTACGAACCCGACGCACTGGAAGATGCGATAAACGCGGCCCTGGCAGAGGGCTACAGGAGCCTGAGCAGGATAACCGAGTTCCTTGACTACGAACCCCTGTCCATTGAGGAGCTGGCGAAGAGAAACCCCAAGGTGACGCTGAGCTTCTTTAAGGTAAGGAACTCCTTCGACGTTAGGTTCGCGGCCGAGGCCCTCACGCGGGAAGGACAAATTTGA
- a CDS encoding ABC transporter ATP-binding protein, translated as MLRAENVWHIYGNGKEALRGVDFEMDEEIVALVGQNGSGKTTFAKHLNGLLKPTRGRVLVDGMDTREHTVAELSRVVGYVFQNPEHMFFEEDVFKEVAFGPKNLGLSEEEVEERVRWALRAVHLDGYEKRTPYSLSGGEKQRLAIACVLAMKPKYLILDEPTTGLDARNAAGVVETIRELRRNGHGILLITHDMDLVLELAERVLLLHEGRKVFDGPVEEFFSLELHGYGLEKPELLRISERLGIGFVRSTSEVINALAGGLR; from the coding sequence ATGCTGAGGGCTGAGAACGTCTGGCACATCTACGGGAACGGCAAGGAGGCGCTGAGGGGCGTAGACTTTGAGATGGACGAGGAGATAGTGGCGCTTGTGGGGCAGAATGGGAGCGGGAAGACGACGTTCGCCAAGCACCTGAACGGTCTTCTGAAGCCCACCCGGGGAAGGGTCCTCGTTGACGGAATGGACACGAGAGAGCACACGGTCGCCGAACTCTCGCGCGTCGTCGGCTACGTCTTTCAGAACCCGGAGCACATGTTCTTCGAGGAGGACGTCTTCAAGGAGGTGGCCTTCGGACCGAAGAACCTCGGCCTGAGCGAGGAAGAGGTCGAGGAACGCGTTCGGTGGGCTTTGAGGGCCGTGCATCTCGATGGCTACGAGAAGAGGACCCCCTACTCCCTGAGCGGAGGTGAGAAGCAGAGGCTTGCCATAGCCTGCGTCCTGGCGATGAAGCCGAAGTACCTGATCCTCGACGAACCAACGACGGGGCTGGACGCCAGGAACGCCGCGGGAGTCGTGGAGACGATACGCGAGCTCAGGAGAAACGGTCACGGGATACTGCTCATAACCCACGACATGGATCTGGTTCTTGAGCTGGCCGAGAGGGTTTTGCTCCTCCATGAGGGAAGGAAGGTCTTCGACGGCCCTGTGGAGGAGTTCTTCTCGCTTGAACTCCACGGTTATGGGCTTGAAAAGCCGGAGCTCCTTAGAATAAGTGAGAGGCTCGGAATAGGGTTTGTGCGGAGTACCTCAGAGGTTATAAACGCCCTGGCGGGTGGTTTGCGATGA
- a CDS encoding pyrolysin produces MLFSLVAVLGPPVSARPLTDYNVLILKNSDAWGSPTVEKTLANMSIPYDVMTSTELQNKTARDLIGAYDMIVIVSDQGQGFYNEMGPQMGKLEEYVKAGKVLEIHAANWGWGGGVWTTPLPGGVEITKGYSSHDYVLANNTTLTSSYASHGYFVGLPANAEVITVQAPTGTPENTRPSTAVYTLGDGRVFVTGLTIEYSVARKGSEWEAFYKKTIKSNLGYLQSAPVTPVQSTRRVSFVMLNFYYYRHYESSLEAYNTLYGDAVAAGVDNGTLEAAQEYNATAAAHYENATEYGPVLGNLWRLHILPDLRTASLTQKQAIKVLEEAMAG; encoded by the coding sequence ATGCTGTTCAGTTTGGTGGCCGTTCTGGGGCCGCCGGTTTCCGCGAGGCCCCTAACGGATTACAACGTGCTGATTTTGAAAAATTCTGATGCCTGGGGCTCGCCCACCGTCGAAAAAACACTCGCAAACATGAGCATACCCTACGACGTCATGACGAGCACTGAGCTCCAGAACAAAACTGCCCGGGACCTCATAGGTGCGTACGACATGATTGTCATCGTGAGCGACCAGGGACAGGGGTTCTACAACGAGATGGGCCCTCAGATGGGTAAGCTGGAGGAATACGTGAAGGCCGGAAAGGTTCTCGAAATCCACGCCGCCAACTGGGGCTGGGGCGGGGGAGTGTGGACTACGCCGCTTCCCGGTGGTGTGGAGATAACGAAGGGCTACTCAAGCCACGACTATGTACTCGCCAACAACACAACGCTCACCAGCAGCTACGCAAGCCATGGCTACTTCGTTGGCCTCCCCGCGAACGCGGAGGTAATCACTGTCCAGGCGCCCACCGGAACCCCCGAGAACACCAGGCCGAGCACCGCGGTGTACACCCTCGGAGACGGCAGGGTCTTTGTCACGGGGCTGACCATCGAGTACAGCGTCGCAAGAAAGGGCTCCGAATGGGAGGCGTTCTATAAGAAAACGATAAAGAGCAACCTGGGTTATTTGCAGAGTGCTCCGGTAACTCCTGTACAGAGCACCAGACGCGTGAGCTTTGTGATGCTGAACTTCTACTACTACAGACACTACGAGAGTTCGCTTGAGGCCTACAATACACTCTACGGGGATGCCGTGGCCGCGGGCGTTGACAACGGGACGCTGGAGGCAGCCCAGGAATACAACGCTACCGCCGCGGCGCACTATGAAAACGCAACCGAATACGGGCCTGTGCTGGGGAACCTGTGGAGGCTCCACATACTGCCCGACTTGAGAACTGCCTCGCTGACTCAGAAGCAGGCGATAAAAGTTTTGGAAGAGGCGATGGCGGGTTGA
- a CDS encoding DUF63 family protein — protein MLESLWNELWGFLYEYFWEPMFTRSGYNPINTLVYALMLGFGAIYTYKYILKPLKIKIDGTLFMAVTLMVVFGSTVRALVDGGILPQNPLILTPGIFFTTFLIMLPAIVLDAKLKTYPKLTFGWGALLALWANYLLVTHAKSWEPYELTLLHTFISWIPALLIYKYKPFDRLYLYAVLAHLYDMGSTVVAIHFYGYREVHWLENILVQHFGAYFYYPWITLILIVVYYGIQKLVDDEEERRLWYLMVYVLGLGPAIRDPAQLVLQIGG, from the coding sequence ATGCTGGAATCACTGTGGAACGAACTGTGGGGTTTCCTGTACGAATACTTCTGGGAGCCGATGTTCACCAGGAGCGGATACAACCCGATTAACACGCTCGTGTATGCACTCATGCTCGGCTTCGGTGCCATATATACATATAAGTATATACTGAAACCCCTCAAGATCAAAATCGATGGGACGCTCTTCATGGCCGTTACACTAATGGTCGTCTTCGGCTCCACGGTGAGAGCCCTCGTCGATGGAGGCATACTCCCCCAGAATCCCCTGATACTCACGCCGGGGATTTTCTTCACGACCTTCCTGATAATGCTGCCTGCCATAGTTCTGGACGCGAAGCTGAAGACATACCCGAAGCTGACCTTCGGCTGGGGAGCACTCCTGGCACTGTGGGCGAACTATTTGCTGGTCACTCACGCAAAGAGCTGGGAGCCCTACGAACTGACGCTCCTTCACACTTTCATCTCATGGATACCAGCGCTGCTGATATACAAATACAAACCCTTTGACAGGCTCTACCTCTACGCGGTCTTGGCGCACCTCTACGACATGGGTTCAACGGTCGTTGCCATACACTTCTACGGCTACCGCGAGGTTCACTGGCTGGAGAACATCCTCGTCCAGCACTTCGGGGCGTACTTCTACTACCCATGGATAACGCTCATCCTCATTGTCGTCTACTACGGCATTCAGAAGCTCGTCGATGATGAAGAGGAAAGAAGGCTCTGGTATCTCATGGTTTACGTCCTCGGCCTGGGGCCGGCCATCAGGGACCCGGCCCAGCTGGTGCTTCAGATAGGGGGCTGA
- a CDS encoding biotin transporter BioY, whose protein sequence is MRARDVAFAGLFAALTAVGAQVSVPIGPVPITLQVLLVLLSGLVLGARLGFLSQLVYVVMGAVGLPVFANFHGGFAVLYGPTGGYIAAFPIAAFIAGYISEKTNGKTGMIGGSLIGVAVVYLLGWLRLGLFLGGDFHRALLIGVLPFVPLDIGKAALAALIATRVKKAVNLE, encoded by the coding sequence ATGAGAGCGCGCGACGTGGCATTTGCAGGTCTCTTTGCTGCCCTAACGGCGGTGGGAGCACAGGTCAGCGTACCAATAGGGCCCGTTCCCATAACCCTCCAGGTGCTCCTTGTTCTTCTGAGTGGATTGGTGCTGGGGGCAAGGCTCGGCTTTCTGAGCCAGCTCGTCTACGTTGTCATGGGGGCGGTTGGACTCCCGGTGTTCGCCAACTTTCACGGCGGGTTCGCGGTGCTCTACGGGCCAACGGGGGGATACATAGCCGCATTCCCCATAGCGGCCTTTATAGCAGGATACATATCCGAAAAGACGAATGGAAAAACCGGCATGATTGGAGGCTCACTGATTGGGGTCGCGGTTGTCTATCTCCTCGGCTGGCTGAGGCTCGGCCTCTTCCTCGGAGGGGACTTCCACAGGGCACTCCTCATCGGGGTGCTGCCGTTTGTTCCGCTGGACATCGGAAAGGCTGCCCTGGCAGCTCTGATAGCCACCAGGGTGAAAAAAGCGGTGAATTTGGAATGA
- a CDS encoding N-6 DNA methylase — protein sequence MFLFELTDNYNYPLNLIKIEEKVSFGREKKRADIVVYQQDNITPWIIIEVKAPHERLNISQLKSYLNAEGSPLGVAINGKEMTILYRPYPKEFDDNLPDIPTYEEYLEVKDTSNPAIEVADIVLNRKWTLDELEKKARKKKKSLREIIELLEELVLANSGVDSFNEIFKLIYAKLFDEIEAEYYRKNRELKFRKYKDPKTTYKVISELFEGAKQKWKGIFEKTEKIKLTPEHLSVCVAEMQEVKLFGADLRVIDEAFEYLVPEVSKSKKGQYFTPRVIIDATVRMLNPHRQEYIIDPACGSAGFLVHSMQYVWDKYNIANKKAREEYARTYLWGIDFEEKATKISRAIMLIAGDGRSHIYKENSLEFIRWSEKLKADLREEDLVRDERFKELNFDILMTNPPFAGDIKEEWLKALYDIVPESKRKPGSKIDRHVLFIERALDMVKPGGRLAIVLPQGVLNNAKDRYIREFIMKKARILAVIGLHGNSFKPHTGTKTSLLLLRKWKEEELDEGGNPKIKDYPIFFAVSKIPFKDNSGNYIFVTDENGDPVFDEKGNPVYQTDLFDIADAFIKWGKKRLEDEGDEAFDFLDDVEVE from the coding sequence TTGTTTTTGTTTGAATTAACTGATAACTATAATTATCCTCTGAATCTGATAAAAATCGAAGAAAAAGTGAGCTTTGGCAGAGAAAAGAAAAGGGCGGATATTGTGGTATATCAGCAAGATAATATAACGCCTTGGATTATAATCGAAGTAAAGGCCCCTCACGAAAGGTTGAATATATCACAGTTGAAAAGCTATTTAAATGCAGAAGGTTCCCCACTGGGAGTTGCAATCAACGGGAAAGAAATGACGATTCTTTATCGCCCCTATCCGAAAGAATTCGATGATAACTTGCCAGATATACCCACTTATGAAGAGTATTTGGAAGTCAAAGATACTAGCAATCCTGCAATTGAAGTGGCTGATATTGTACTAAACAGAAAATGGACTCTTGACGAGTTGGAAAAAAAAGCCCGAAAAAAGAAAAAGTCTCTAAGAGAAATTATTGAGCTTCTTGAAGAGCTAGTTTTGGCAAACTCTGGTGTTGACAGTTTCAATGAAATCTTCAAACTAATCTACGCAAAGCTATTTGATGAGATAGAGGCGGAGTATTACAGAAAAAACAGAGAGCTGAAATTTAGAAAATATAAGGATCCAAAAACAACGTACAAAGTGATCTCTGAACTTTTTGAAGGAGCAAAGCAGAAATGGAAAGGAATATTCGAAAAAACCGAGAAAATAAAGTTAACACCAGAGCATTTAAGCGTATGTGTTGCAGAAATGCAGGAAGTGAAACTTTTTGGGGCGGATTTAAGAGTAATAGATGAGGCTTTTGAATATCTCGTACCAGAAGTTTCAAAATCAAAAAAAGGGCAGTATTTTACACCAAGAGTAATAATAGATGCAACAGTTAGGATGTTAAACCCACACAGACAGGAGTACATAATTGATCCTGCCTGTGGTAGTGCAGGTTTTCTCGTCCATTCCATGCAGTATGTGTGGGACAAATATAACATTGCGAACAAAAAGGCGAGAGAAGAATATGCCAGGACGTACCTGTGGGGGATAGATTTTGAAGAGAAAGCCACTAAGATTTCAAGGGCCATTATGCTAATTGCAGGGGATGGTAGATCACATATATACAAAGAAAACTCCTTGGAATTTATACGGTGGAGCGAAAAGTTAAAAGCTGATTTAAGGGAAGAAGACCTTGTCAGAGATGAACGCTTTAAGGAACTTAACTTTGATATTCTGATGACTAACCCACCCTTTGCAGGAGATATAAAAGAAGAATGGTTAAAGGCTCTTTATGATATCGTCCCAGAAAGCAAAAGGAAACCCGGTTCTAAGATAGACAGGCATGTCCTGTTTATTGAACGGGCTTTAGACATGGTAAAACCTGGTGGTAGGTTAGCAATTGTGTTGCCGCAGGGGGTGCTCAATAACGCAAAAGATAGGTACATTCGGGAATTCATCATGAAAAAGGCAAGGATACTAGCAGTCATTGGGCTTCATGGGAATTCGTTTAAGCCACACACAGGAACAAAAACATCACTTCTACTCTTGAGGAAATGGAAAGAAGAAGAACTTGACGAAGGTGGGAATCCAAAGATCAAGGATTATCCCATATTCTTTGCGGTTTCAAAGATACCGTTCAAGGACAACTCTGGCAATTACATATTTGTAACAGATGAAAATGGTGATCCAGTGTTCGATGAAAAAGGAAATCCTGTCTACCAAACTGATTTGTTTGACATAGCAGATGCTTTCATTAAGTGGGGAAAAAAGAGATTAGAAGATGAGGGGGATGAAGCATTTGATTTCTTAGATGATGTGGAGGTGGAATAA
- a CDS encoding biotin--[acetyl-CoA-carboxylase] ligase has product MRGLIKDSPVKRGILSLLREGGTVSGDRIAGDLGVSRVSVWKHVRELQTLGYGIEATGRGYRLVSTPEKPYPWELDVRSYYLLKTPSTMGVAGKLAENGEPNWTFIIAEEQTAGRGRRGRRWLSKKGGLYFSVILRPRMRLTDVESLVGPSLEAVARTLRDYKIRAEVLEGGVYIGGRKIAGLLLEAAGELDMVRYTIIGIGLNVSNPVPDDATSMARVLGRAPTLLEVSVKLFRELTVSLGTFLNQPPEVESDAEG; this is encoded by the coding sequence ATGAGGGGGCTGATAAAGGACAGTCCCGTGAAGAGGGGGATACTGTCCCTGCTGAGGGAAGGGGGCACTGTGTCCGGGGACAGGATAGCCGGGGATCTGGGCGTTTCGAGGGTCTCGGTATGGAAGCACGTGAGGGAGCTTCAAACCCTTGGGTACGGTATAGAAGCCACGGGGAGGGGATACCGGCTCGTTTCCACCCCCGAAAAGCCCTATCCCTGGGAGCTTGACGTTAGGAGCTACTACCTTCTGAAGACACCATCAACGATGGGAGTTGCCGGGAAGCTCGCGGAGAACGGAGAACCGAACTGGACGTTCATCATAGCTGAGGAACAGACTGCTGGAAGGGGGCGGCGGGGAAGGCGGTGGCTCTCAAAGAAGGGCGGTCTGTACTTCTCGGTGATTCTGCGGCCCAGGATGAGGCTCACCGATGTCGAAAGCCTCGTGGGGCCGTCCCTCGAAGCAGTGGCGAGAACCCTCAGGGATTATAAGATACGGGCGGAGGTTCTTGAGGGCGGGGTTTACATTGGGGGGCGGAAGATAGCGGGCCTCCTTCTGGAGGCCGCGGGGGAGCTGGATATGGTTCGGTACACGATTATTGGGATTGGGCTAAACGTTTCCAATCCAGTACCCGACGATGCAACGTCCATGGCGCGCGTGCTCGGAAGAGCGCCCACACTCCTGGAGGTCTCCGTGAAACTGTTCAGGGAACTCACGGTATCACTGGGAACTTTTTTAAATCAGCCGCCGGAAGTGGAAAGCGATGCTGAGGGCTGA
- a CDS encoding energy-coupling factor transporter transmembrane component T encodes MMYPFYFERDSILHRLDPRVKIIGTLVGIAAIMLYNDPVFLIPLFFTTLIAVRALGKIEIREGLRLLKPLIPIVVITLIIWPLIYKPRLQGLLFGVSFSMRLLTFALLTFMLLMTTTQRDLILGFVKLGMPYEFGLTISIALRYIPTLYILTGNIMDAQKSRGWEVEKGNFLVRMKRMSAVLVPLLVASLKTAHELSIALESRALGAAKKRTFLYDIEMRGTDYAATAIILILFGLALYVRYGLGLGHVSIYG; translated from the coding sequence ATGATGTATCCTTTCTACTTTGAGAGGGACTCCATCCTCCACCGCCTCGATCCGAGGGTCAAGATAATCGGAACCTTGGTGGGGATAGCCGCGATAATGCTCTACAACGATCCGGTTTTCCTGATTCCGCTGTTCTTCACGACACTCATCGCCGTGAGGGCCCTGGGAAAGATTGAAATCCGGGAAGGACTCCGCCTCCTGAAGCCGCTCATTCCGATAGTCGTCATAACACTCATAATATGGCCCCTGATATACAAGCCGAGGCTTCAGGGACTTCTGTTCGGAGTCTCCTTCTCGATGCGCCTGCTGACCTTTGCCCTGCTGACGTTCATGCTGCTGATGACGACGACCCAGCGCGACCTCATCCTCGGCTTCGTGAAGCTTGGCATGCCCTACGAGTTTGGCCTGACCATCTCCATAGCGCTCCGCTACATCCCGACGCTCTACATTCTGACGGGCAACATCATGGACGCCCAGAAGAGCCGCGGCTGGGAAGTCGAGAAGGGGAATTTCCTGGTCAGGATGAAGAGGATGAGCGCAGTCCTCGTCCCCCTGCTCGTTGCCTCCCTCAAAACCGCCCACGAGCTGAGCATAGCACTTGAGAGCAGGGCGCTCGGTGCCGCCAAGAAGAGAACGTTCCTCTACGATATCGAGATGAGGGGAACCGACTACGCGGCCACTGCAATCATATTAATCCTCTTTGGACTGGCGCTCTACGTCCGCTACGGCCTGGGACTCGGCCACGTGAGCATATACGGCTAG